The genomic region AGGAGGTCCCCGTTTTTGAGGAATTGAGCCGTCGTGAAATTCAAAACATCGCACGAATTGCTTACCAACGACATTATAGTGTGGGGGAAATCATTATTCACGAAGGGCAGAATGCGGCAGGGATGTATATCATGGTAGACGGCCAAGCAGAGGTCACTAAAGCCCTAGAAGATGGCACGATTCTTCACTTAACAACCCTAGAAAATAGCGGATTATTTGGCGATGTTGGGCTATTAGATAGTTCCCCACGGACAGCTACAGTTAAAGCTACTCGCGATTCAAGCGTTATCGGTTTTTTTCGTCCGGAGCTACTTGAACTGATGAACTCAAATCCAAGATTAGCATCCAAAGTCATCTTCAAACTAGGTCAAATCCTCACGGCACGTTTCCGGTTTATCCACGACGAATTTGAGAAGGCGCAGGCGGAGATTGGTCGTTTGAAGGCACAACTTACAGCAACATCAAGCACAGGCGGAGAAGATGAAGATGCAATTCCCAATGAAACCGCCATCAGTGGATCTGGGTTGGAGATTGAAGCACCAGATTCTATCAATCCGGATGCCTCCGGAGAGGAAGCAAACCAATGAACGGTTCTGCTAATCAGGATCCGACGTCCCATCCACCTAATGAAGAAGCACCTTCCAAGACGGTTGATCCCACCAGCCAAATCAACACGGAACATTTACATGCACAAACGGCTACGCTCGCACGAGAGACGATCATTCCATTGACACAAAATGTTGAGACAATGACGTCAGATATCCGGTTGGTAGTCCGTGAAAGCCGCGAACAGACACGCCAAGCCCGGGTAGCAAATGCCTCTCTGAAAATCATCGCCTTTGGTACAACGTTGATTTCGCTTGCAATTCTCATCGGCGTTGTCTATCTGCTCAAGGATATTCTCGCACTGGTAGTGATTTCGTTCCTAATCGCTTACATTTTTAGCCCACTTGTAGATCTAATCGAGCGAAAGGGGATTAATCGCACACTCTTGGTCATTATCATAACGCTATTAATGCTCAGCGGTCTTGCTTTCCTTTCAACAGTAACAGTCAATAGCATCACCGGACAGATTTGGAAGTTATTACCGTTGGCTGTGGAATCGGATTTTGAAGATGATTTAGACCGAGGTGAAATCCCGGAGTCTCTACGACAGAAGTTTGTGGAGGGTGGTGTCACACTTTCTCAAAATGCAACGATTGCCGTTGAAGAGACGGGCAACAGATGGAAGCTTACTGATACAGGGAATCACCGGACATACGATGTGAGAAAAGAAGAAAACCAGCTCAAGGTTTACGAAACACTTGGACATCTCGCCAATCTTGAAAATCTTCATGAACATCTTGTCGATCTAGCTACAATAATATTGAACCAAACCCCAAAGTTCCTGCGCACACCCTTGCTCAACTATCTTGAGGGAACGGACGATACGGCAGCCTCAACGAAAGTTTTTGAACAGGCGTCTGTTCAACCGCTCGGTCATGAACAAGTAGATTCCCTTGTTGAGCGGATGGAAGCCAGAATTTCGGGGTTTGTGCTTGGACACTCTCAGTCGATTTTCAGTGCAATTGGTAGTTCTGCGAGAGGCGCGTTTTCAGTATTTACAACCGGTGTTATCATCCTATTTTTAACCTTTTTTCTTCTTAACAGTGGACGCCAGATGAAGAAAGCTTTTATTCAGATTGTGCCAAATCGCTTCTTTGAAGTCGCTTTGGTACTGATTCAGGGACTCGATCGGCAATTAGGCGATTACCTTCGTAGTCGCTTGATTCAGACAGTAATAATCTCGATAATTGCCGCAATTGGGTATTGGATTTTGGGATTGCGGTTTGCACTTCTTATCGGGATTATCGCTGGACTAGCAAATCTGATTCCCTATATCGGTCCATTCATCGGGGCGATTCCTGCAATCATTGTTGTCTTCCTCGAGTCCCGATTCGGGCTTGGTTGGAGCCTATTGGCTGTTATCATGCTGACGCTTGTCATACAGATCATAGACAACGCGATTATTACACCATTGATAATAGGTAAGAGTGTTGAGTTGGGACCTGTAACAACAATTGTTGTGGTATTGCTTGGCGAGCAGTTACTCGGTTTAATGGGTTTGCTAATGGCAGTTCCGATTGCGGCAATGTGCAAGTTAATCATTGAGGAAGTGTGGACGGAATTTAGGGGATATTCACGGTCGATTCTTGTGGGACACTGACTTCGGATGACCCCTCCTATTGTCCCAAAACGACAATGCTGGGTGCATCGGGGTAATTCGCTCTACGCTCACCAATTTAGATCTGGCGGACGACTATTTACATGACGAACGAAGAAGTAAAATCCGCGCTGCATCGCGGGACCACTTTTTTAATGCAGCAGCAAAACTCGGCGGGTAATTTTGAGGGACAACTCTCTTCAAGTACTTTCCCTACTTGCGCCTATGCGTGGGTGCTTTTTGCCCAAGATCAATTCCCGGATGAAGCATTAATCGATTGGTTGATTAAACATCAGAATCCCGACGGCACATGGGGGCTTGACGCAGCCAATCAGCCGAACCGAGAGGCGACACTGTTTGCACAACTCATTTTGGAGCAGGTATGGCAACGGCAACCCAGTCCGCAACTTGCTGGAGTACTCGCACAGATACCCGCATATCCGCTGAACCTCGCTCTGATCAAACTATCCTATGCAGCCTTCGGCGAATTCGATTGGAACAAGCTAACTATTCCGAAACATCTGCTCCCTGTGATGATGCTGACGAAAAAGCTGCTGACGCGGTTCCCCTTCCTGCAATCGTTCCTCAAGCCACCAACTAATGTCCTTCCACCGGTTGACCTCTTCAACACCCGAACCTTTGACACACTGTTCATCGCAGAGCAGCACACGCTTGTCCCTGTTTTCATCCTAATTGAACTGAATACCACCCGACGCCCAGAAATGATCGCTTCATTGGTCAGTTGGCTTATAGAACATAAGCTTTCTGATAATAGCTGGTTTCGCGTGAATTACATCACAGCGTTGTCGGTGTTAGCACTCATCGAACTTCAAAAGCATATAACAGATCGCCAAGACACTTTGAACCCTGAACCAATGGAGCCCGCTCAATCAGAGGAGATTCAGAGGTTGATTGACGGCGGAATTGAATGGCTGCAATCAACACGGAACCCAGACGGTGGTTGTCGGGAGGCGTTAAATCTCAATATTTGGGACACGGCATTAAGCGTGCTTACGCTCATTGATATTGGCAATGTAGATGAGAATCACGTCGTTCAACGCGCTGGTAGGTGGTTTATTGACAACCAGAATCCAGATGGTGGCTGGGCGTTTTCGGCGATGGGAAGCGATGGCAGTCTTCTGAGCGATGCCGATGACACGGCGTTAGCCACACTTGCCTTACTGCGGTCAAAGATGTCCGATGGTACTGAAGCGATTCAGCGAGGACTCGATTGGTTGAAGGGACACCAAAGTCCCGACGGAAGTTGTAGCACATATCTGCCGGGCCAAGGTGATGTAGGGTGTGTGAGTCTTACCGCTCACGCAATCGAAGCATGGTGCGGAGCGACGGGGATGGAAGTAGAGATAGATCGAGCCTGTCAGTGGCTGGAAGGTCAAATTTCCAAAGAGGGGTATTGGGCAGATCTTTGGCTTGCCAAACGGACGTATGGAACAGCTTGCGCTATTATCGGTTTAATCAAAGCAGGGAGAGCCACCTCTCCGGCGATTGCGCGCGGGGTGCGTTGGCTTGAGTCGGTCCAAAACAGCGATGGCGGTTGGGGCGAGGATATGTTCGGCAATCTGACCGATAGCACGGTCGAACAGACGGGTTGGTGTACCTATGCTCTATTGCTCGCCGATCGTGAGAGTGCCGCTGCCCGAAAGGGATTGGAATTTCTGCTCAGCCGTCAGCGTCCGGAGGGTTCATGGGAGGCTAGTTGTGTCGGTATCTATTGGGAGATCATCGGCGGTTACGCGGATCCAATCTACGCTGTGGTTTTCCCGCTGCTTGCGCTGAATCAGTATTTGAAGGAAGCCAAGTAAAATCGCACCTGAACCCGCTTATGAGCTAGATCCCCTGACTTATCGGGAGTTTTATCCACGGTTTACCTCAGATGATCTCCGTTATTATTCCAGTTCTCAATGAAACGAAGATTTTAGACCAATCGCTATCTCGACTCACACCTCAGTTGAAAGGGCATGAGTTGATTATCGTTGATGGGGGCAGCGCCGACGAAACCCCGTTGATTGCCAAAAGACACGGACAGGTAATTTCCGCTGAACGTGGGAGGGCTCGTCAGTCAAATGCGGGTGCGGCGGCGGCAAGGGGAGATATCCTGCTTTTTTTGCATGCCGATGTGTGCCTCGATACCGGAGCCATCGAAAGCGTCGAAACCGCAATCTCAGCGGGTTATGTCGGCGGAGCGTTCAAGCAGCGAATTGAAGGAGATCATCCCTTGTATCGGTTGATCGAACGTGCCGCCAATTTCAGGGCAAAACGGCTGCGGATTTTCTACGGTGACGGTGGGATTTTCGTTCGCCGCACCTACTTTGATCAAATTGGTGGATTCCCCGACATTCCGATCATGGAGGAGGTCGGGTTTTCTCGAAAACTCCGTCGGCATGGTAAGGTAACACTTATTGAACCGAGAATTCAC from Candidatus Poribacteria bacterium harbors:
- a CDS encoding cyclic nucleotide-binding domain-containing protein, producing the protein MAKMKQTDATWGAVFDRKSKEKVERSIIDVLKEVPVFEELSRREIQNIARIAYQRHYSVGEIIIHEGQNAAGMYIMVDGQAEVTKALEDGTILHLTTLENSGLFGDVGLLDSSPRTATVKATRDSSVIGFFRPELLELMNSNPRLASKVIFKLGQILTARFRFIHDEFEKAQAEIGRLKAQLTATSSTGGEDEDAIPNETAISGSGLEIEAPDSINPDASGEEANQ
- a CDS encoding TIGR04283 family arsenosugar biosynthesis glycosyltransferase, with the protein product MISVIIPVLNETKILDQSLSRLTPQLKGHELIIVDGGSADETPLIAKRHGQVISAERGRARQSNAGAAAARGDILLFLHADVCLDTGAIESVETAISAGYVGGAFKQRIEGDHPLYRLIERAANFRAKRLRIFYGDGGIFVRRTYFDQIGGFPDIPIMEEVGFSRKLRRHGKVTLIEPRIHISARRWQRNGILRTTLTNWLITLLYLLRVPPNHLAKLYRHIR
- a CDS encoding AI-2E family transporter encodes the protein MNGSANQDPTSHPPNEEAPSKTVDPTSQINTEHLHAQTATLARETIIPLTQNVETMTSDIRLVVRESREQTRQARVANASLKIIAFGTTLISLAILIGVVYLLKDILALVVISFLIAYIFSPLVDLIERKGINRTLLVIIITLLMLSGLAFLSTVTVNSITGQIWKLLPLAVESDFEDDLDRGEIPESLRQKFVEGGVTLSQNATIAVEETGNRWKLTDTGNHRTYDVRKEENQLKVYETLGHLANLENLHEHLVDLATIILNQTPKFLRTPLLNYLEGTDDTAASTKVFEQASVQPLGHEQVDSLVERMEARISGFVLGHSQSIFSAIGSSARGAFSVFTTGVIILFLTFFLLNSGRQMKKAFIQIVPNRFFEVALVLIQGLDRQLGDYLRSRLIQTVIISIIAAIGYWILGLRFALLIGIIAGLANLIPYIGPFIGAIPAIIVVFLESRFGLGWSLLAVIMLTLVIQIIDNAIITPLIIGKSVELGPVTTIVVVLLGEQLLGLMGLLMAVPIAAMCKLIIEEVWTEFRGYSRSILVGH